The Synechococcus sp. RS9909 genomic interval TTTTCGATCAGATCTTGAGAGTCTTTTTCAATCTCATTCTTATGATCTAATATTGCATCTTGCATCTGCCAACCACTCTTCAGAGCAACCTTCAGATGCGATTTCTGTTTTATATCACTCTAATATCTTATACACAGAATATATTCTTGAGTTTGCGTTCAAATATAGCCCAAATTCTAAAGTATTTATTGCTGGTTCCCTCCACCAGTTTACTAATAATACCGAAGAAGTTATTTATATAACAACAACATCAAAAGATTCACCCAGAAACCCCTACGGTTTGACTAAATGTTTTAATAGAGTTCAAGCCCATCATTATCGTCACTTAGGTCTTGATGTCTTTTTTGGTATACTATTTAATCATGAAAGTATTTTTCATTCTTCGTCTTTTTTACTTCCCAAGCTTTGCAAGCATGCTGCTTCAATAAATTTCTATAATGAAAACCCAGAGAGTGTTCAATGCCCGCCGAATTTGACAATTCGTGATATCCATGCGTGTGTCGATTGGTCTGATGCTCAAGATATTTGTAGCGATATCTTAAGTGTATTGCTAGAAGAAATGCCCGGAGAGTATATTTTTGCCAGTAGTTATTTACATTCTGTATCTAATATTGTCAATTTACTAACAGAACGATACTGCTTCAACTTTTCTGACTATATTATGTTAGCCGAGCCTGGTGCTTTCCCTTCTGGAGGCCCAATTACATGCACTTCCAGTCAATTGTTCATTACTAGGCCTGATCCTATTCCAGGTCTTATTGATACTCTTTACCGTCACTATCGTTCGTCTTTCATCCTCTAACTATGGCTTCATTCTCTACACCTCTAACTTCTTGCCGTATTCCAGGTGACACTAATCTTCATAAAATTCTTGACCCTTGGTAATCAGCATATGTCGGGATATTTTCCTCATAATGTAGATGATTATGTACACTCTGGGCCACTTCAACTTGTTTGGTCAGAGACTAGTGGACTTTGTCAACTAGGTCATTCTTTTTCAAGCGATTATATGTATGGAGATAATTATGGTTATCGCTCTGGGCTAAATGCTTCTATGGTCCAACATTTACAAGATATAGCTCGTTCCCTTGAAGCTCTTTCTGATTTGCAGAATGGTGACTATGTTTTAGATATCGGCAGAAATGATGCGACATTTCTGAATTCTTTCTCTGTTCTTAATCTTAACAAGTTTGGAATTGATCCCAGCGCTAGGAAGTTCCAATCCTTTTATAAAGCTGATCCAATCCTTTGTGATTGCTTCTTTTCCGCTGATCAATATTTCGCCGTTGCGTCAAAGCCTTCTAAACTTATTACATCGATTGCGATGTTTTACGACTTAAATGATCCAATTGAATTTGCCAAAGATATCAAAAAAATGCTTGCACATAAACGGCATTTGGCATTTCGAGCAATCTTACTTGCCTGCCATGCTCAAAATGAACTCATATGATACTATTTGTCATGAGCACTATGAATATTACACTCTCCACGATATCATTTATATTTTAGAGTCAGCAGGTCTTCAAGTTATTGATGTTTCATTTAATAATATCAATGGTGGTAGCTTTGCCGTTTCAGCTACTCACGAGGATAATGCACATTTCAAAACTTCTAAGTCTGTCTCTGATACTCTGTGTTTGAGAAAAAGAATCTCTTTACATCTATAGATCCACTTTTAGCTTTTGCTGAGCGCACAAGCAATCTGAAGGAATCATTAATCTCTACCTTGCAGTGTTTGAAGTCTGAGGGGGCATTTATTCTTGGTTATGGAGCCTCTACCAAAGTCAATGTTACTCTTCAATATTGTGACATTAATATTTCTGTTTTAGATGCTATTGTAGGAGTAAATCCTTTCAAGTTCGGCAAACTTACTCCAGGATCTTTTATTCCCATTGTATCGTCTGATTCTATCGGTGAGTATAATCCTGACTATTTTTTGCTGCTTCCCTGGCACTTTAAGGATTTCATCTTGGCACGTGAGAAAATGTATCTTGATGGCAAGGTGAAGTTTATCATCCCTTTCCCCGAAGTTCATATACTATGATCAATTCTCCTCTCTCAGTTGTCTGTAGAACCTCAAATTTGCGCTCTGATTCTCGTGCTCAAAGAATTGTTCTTTCTCAGCTGAGTTCTCATCGTGTTACGTATTTTGGTCTTACAAGAGGCCAAGGTGAACATTTTCTGTGGTCACCAGAGAGGCATTTCTCTCACAAACTCACCTATAGACTGCTCAGTTCTCCCGGACATGGTGGTGGCTACACCATTATATGGCGGCTTCTTTTTCTTCAACTGAATATCTGCTTTTACCTCCTTAAGAATAGGTCACGGTTGGTAAATGTTATTTGCTGTGATCTTGACTCAGCATTTCTACCTTCGCTGATTTGCTGTTTTCTTCGAATTAATTTTATATACGATGTTTTCGATTTCACATTTGCCTCCCGTGTGCCATCTTCACCTCATTTTTTCTCAAAGTTTCTCAAAGGAGTTTTTTCTCTTCTTGAATTATTAGTCTGTTTAGTCTCAAAAAAAATTATATTGCCTACATCTTCAAGACTCGAGCAGTTGCCTGGTTTGCACAAATTCAGCCATAAGGTTTCTGTTGTTCCTAATTCACCTTGTGTTGACCAACTCACAATTAAAGAACCTGAGGCCTCTAAAATCAATACCTTTTACTTTAGCTTACGACACAAATATAAAATAATCATTACTTATGTTGGCACTTTACAACATCATCGTAATCTAGATTGGTTGTTAAACGCTGTTGCTTCTTTAGATAACGTTTGTGTCGTGGTAGCGGGAACAGGCCCGCTTTATTCTTTTTTCAGGGATTCTAAACAAAAAAATATGTTTTTCCGAGGTCAAGTAATTTATAATCACGCTTTACATATGTATCATCTCTCTGATTTTATGTTTGCTGGATATACTCTAAATGATTCAAATAATTTTTACGCGGCTCCGAATAAGTTATGGGAGTCTGTTTGTCTGCGTAAAAGGCTACTTCTAAATTCATCTTACATTAAATCAAATATTCCTTACGCTGACCATTCCTTGCTCTCTCTCTATTCATCTCAGGATCATCTGAGATGTATCATCTCTAATAGTTCAACCTCGAGTTATTCAAATGTTAATTATGATCCTCGCTTTGTTTCGGATTCCTATTTTCACAATTACTCTTGATTGATTTTGCAAAATTACATTTTTTTAATGTAATGTTTCTCCCTGGCTTTTCTTCTTTCATTCACTTTTTCTTCTTCCTATTGTTCTTAATCCTTTTTTCAATCGTTCCTTGCTGTGCTGCTGTACATATTAAACAGTGAAAATTAAACCCCTCAATCCATCATCTCTATTCATATC includes:
- a CDS encoding GDP-mannose 4,6-dehydratase, with translation MIPPKSALITGFRGQDSTIIISTLLQSGYNITALSRSPSTDPIHSNISLKVINPLAENFRSDLESLFQSHSYDLILHLASANHSSEQPSDAISVLYHSNILYTEYILEFAFKYSPNSKVFIAGSLHQFTNNTEEVIYITTTSKDSPRNPYGLTKCFNRVQAHHYRHLGLDVFFGILFNHESIFHSSSFLLPKLCKHAASINFYNENPESVQCPPNLTIRDIHACVDWSDAQDICSDILSVLLEEMPGEYIFASSYLHSVSNIVNLLTERYCFNFSDYIMLAEPGAFPSGGPITCTSSQLFITRPDPIPGLIDTLYRHYRSSFIL
- a CDS encoding methyltransferase domain-containing protein codes for the protein MTLIFIKFLTLGNQHMSGYFPHNVDDYVHSGPLQLVWSETSGLCQLGHSFSSDYMYGDNYGYRSGLNASMVQHLQDIARSLEALSDLQNGDYVLDIGRNDATFLNSFSVLNLNKFGIDPSARKFQSFYKADPILCDCFFSADQYFAVASKPSKLITSIAMFYDLNDPIEFAKDIKKMLAHKRHLAFRAILLACHAQNELI
- a CDS encoding methyltransferase C-terminal domain-containing protein, with the protein product MFEKKNLFTSIDPLLAFAERTSNLKESLISTLQCLKSEGAFILGYGASTKVNVTLQYCDINISVLDAIVGVNPFKFGKLTPGSFIPIVSSDSIGEYNPDYFLLLPWHFKDFILAREKMYLDGKVKFIIPFPEVHIL